The following are encoded together in the Pempheris klunzingeri isolate RE-2024b chromosome 24, fPemKlu1.hap1, whole genome shotgun sequence genome:
- the LOC139223869 gene encoding OX-2 membrane glycoprotein-like isoform X2 gives MWCSALVYILCAFGGFCKALSAEIQTQHTVMAAVGEEAYLNCQLMQTRDVLQVTWQKISPEREENLATCNKFFGQRVNPDFRDKVEFKEAGLQNSSIVIRKVSEQDEGCYRCLFNTYPDGAITGSTCLQLYELHEPVLHVGVSDCAEEAVVSCSATGRPAPTVTLNVLRQDLHLSNHSSVSVANANGTATVTATAVLPRLCDNNTQVGCAARVLSGPQIEVFMTVPEVKQLSAEGFDEESESNDSSSWSIALPLVVICVAAAAAVIIFWLKRKKQNRTQVLVTQDKDELRQRSPVMVQPNVSPLMSRTPCD, from the exons ATGTGGTGCAGTGCACTTGTATACATTTTATGTGCGTTTGGAGGCTTTTGCAAag ctctgagcgCTGAGATCCAAACCCAGCACACGGTGATGGCAGCAGTGGGAGAGGAGGCCTACTTAAACTGTCAGCTCATGCAAACCAGAGATGTTCTTCAAGTCACGTGGCAGAAGATCTCacctgagagggaggagaatCTCGCCACCTGCAACAAGTTCTTTGGTCAGAGGGTGAATCCTGACTTTAGAGATAAAGTGGAGTTTAAAGAGGCCGGACTGCAGAACAGCTCCATAGTCATCAGGAAGGTGTCGGAGCAGGATGAAGGATGCTATCGCTGCTTGTTTAACACCTACCCTGATGGTGCTATCACTGGTTCCACCTGCCTGCAGCTCTATG AGCTGCATGAACCCGTTCTACATGTTGGAGTATCAGACTGTGCTGAGGAGGCAGTCGTGTCCTGCTCGGCCACAGGTCGACCTGCTCCCACAGTGACGCTGAACGTCCTGCGACAAGACCTCCACCTCTCCAACCACAGCTCTGTCAGTGTCGCCAACGCCAACGGTACAGCCACTGTCACCGCCACAGCCGTGCTGCCTCGTCTCTgtgacaacaacacacaagtAGGATGTGCAGCACGAGTGCTGTCTGGTCCTCAGATAGAGGTGTTCATGACAGTTCCTGAGGTCAAACAGTTGTCTGCTGAAG GTTTTGATGAGGAATCTGAATCCAATGACA GTAGCTCTTGGAGCATTGCATTGCCTTTGGTAGTGatctgtgttgctgctgctgctgcagtcattATTTTCTGGCTTAAACGGAAAAAACAGAACAG GACTCAAGTGTTGGTCACACAGGACAAGGATGAGCTCAGACAACGATCTCCTGTGATGGTTCAACCAAACGTGTCCCCTCTGATGTCAAGGACACCATGTGATTGA
- the LOC139223869 gene encoding OX-2 membrane glycoprotein-like isoform X1: MWCSALVYILCAFGGFCKALSAEIQTQHTVMAAVGEEAYLNCQLMQTRDVLQVTWQKISPEREENLATCNKFFGQRVNPDFRDKVEFKEAGLQNSSIVIRKVSEQDEGCYRCLFNTYPDGAITGSTCLQLYELHEPVLHVGVSDCAEEAVVSCSATGRPAPTVTLNVLRQDLHLSNHSSVSVANANGTATVTATAVLPRLCDNNTQVGCAARVLSGPQIEVFMTVPEVKQLSAEGFDEESESNDSSSWSIALPLVVICVAAAAAVIIFWLKRKKQNSLSHRVPNEIVQSTINDLCMTQVLVTQDKDELRQRSPVMVQPNVSPLMSRTPCD, from the exons ATGTGGTGCAGTGCACTTGTATACATTTTATGTGCGTTTGGAGGCTTTTGCAAag ctctgagcgCTGAGATCCAAACCCAGCACACGGTGATGGCAGCAGTGGGAGAGGAGGCCTACTTAAACTGTCAGCTCATGCAAACCAGAGATGTTCTTCAAGTCACGTGGCAGAAGATCTCacctgagagggaggagaatCTCGCCACCTGCAACAAGTTCTTTGGTCAGAGGGTGAATCCTGACTTTAGAGATAAAGTGGAGTTTAAAGAGGCCGGACTGCAGAACAGCTCCATAGTCATCAGGAAGGTGTCGGAGCAGGATGAAGGATGCTATCGCTGCTTGTTTAACACCTACCCTGATGGTGCTATCACTGGTTCCACCTGCCTGCAGCTCTATG AGCTGCATGAACCCGTTCTACATGTTGGAGTATCAGACTGTGCTGAGGAGGCAGTCGTGTCCTGCTCGGCCACAGGTCGACCTGCTCCCACAGTGACGCTGAACGTCCTGCGACAAGACCTCCACCTCTCCAACCACAGCTCTGTCAGTGTCGCCAACGCCAACGGTACAGCCACTGTCACCGCCACAGCCGTGCTGCCTCGTCTCTgtgacaacaacacacaagtAGGATGTGCAGCACGAGTGCTGTCTGGTCCTCAGATAGAGGTGTTCATGACAGTTCCTGAGGTCAAACAGTTGTCTGCTGAAG GTTTTGATGAGGAATCTGAATCCAATGACA GTAGCTCTTGGAGCATTGCATTGCCTTTGGTAGTGatctgtgttgctgctgctgctgcagtcattATTTTCTGGCTTAAACGGAAAAAACAGAACAG TCTGTCACACAGGGTCCCGAATGAGATTGTTCAGTCTACAATCAATGACCTCTGTAT GACTCAAGTGTTGGTCACACAGGACAAGGATGAGCTCAGACAACGATCTCCTGTGATGGTTCAACCAAACGTGTCCCCTCTGATGTCAAGGACACCATGTGATTGA
- the LOC139223869 gene encoding OX-2 membrane glycoprotein-like isoform X3 encodes MWCSALVYILCAFGGFCKALSAEIQTQHTVMAAVGEEAYLNCQLMQTRDVLQVTWQKISPEREENLATCNKFFGQRVNPDFRDKVEFKEAGLQNSSIVIRKVSEQDEGCYRCLFNTYPDGAITGSTCLQLYELHEPVLHVGVSDCAEEAVVSCSATGRPAPTVTLNVLRQDLHLSNHSSVSVANANGTATVTATAVLPRLCDNNTQVGCAARVLSGPQIEVFMTVPEVKQLSAEGFDEESESNDSSSWSIALPLVVICVAAAAAVIIFWLKRKKQNSLSHRVPNEIVQSTINDL; translated from the exons ATGTGGTGCAGTGCACTTGTATACATTTTATGTGCGTTTGGAGGCTTTTGCAAag ctctgagcgCTGAGATCCAAACCCAGCACACGGTGATGGCAGCAGTGGGAGAGGAGGCCTACTTAAACTGTCAGCTCATGCAAACCAGAGATGTTCTTCAAGTCACGTGGCAGAAGATCTCacctgagagggaggagaatCTCGCCACCTGCAACAAGTTCTTTGGTCAGAGGGTGAATCCTGACTTTAGAGATAAAGTGGAGTTTAAAGAGGCCGGACTGCAGAACAGCTCCATAGTCATCAGGAAGGTGTCGGAGCAGGATGAAGGATGCTATCGCTGCTTGTTTAACACCTACCCTGATGGTGCTATCACTGGTTCCACCTGCCTGCAGCTCTATG AGCTGCATGAACCCGTTCTACATGTTGGAGTATCAGACTGTGCTGAGGAGGCAGTCGTGTCCTGCTCGGCCACAGGTCGACCTGCTCCCACAGTGACGCTGAACGTCCTGCGACAAGACCTCCACCTCTCCAACCACAGCTCTGTCAGTGTCGCCAACGCCAACGGTACAGCCACTGTCACCGCCACAGCCGTGCTGCCTCGTCTCTgtgacaacaacacacaagtAGGATGTGCAGCACGAGTGCTGTCTGGTCCTCAGATAGAGGTGTTCATGACAGTTCCTGAGGTCAAACAGTTGTCTGCTGAAG GTTTTGATGAGGAATCTGAATCCAATGACA GTAGCTCTTGGAGCATTGCATTGCCTTTGGTAGTGatctgtgttgctgctgctgctgcagtcattATTTTCTGGCTTAAACGGAAAAAACAGAACAG TCTGTCACACAGGGTCCCGAATGAGATTGTTCAGTCTACAATCAATGACCTCT GA
- the LOC139223870 gene encoding OX-2 membrane glycoprotein-like, with translation MSSVLQWGEMFWILIFTDLLFKASTSHITGYGNTTADYGGDAHYRCALANPKGVLQVTWQRLFKDESIENLATYSKRFGQQINEPYQGKVIFTEASLSSTAITLTNVTWDDESCYICSFNAYPDGSKRQQTCLTVQGVSEVKTNAQPRSSDSDEDNVEGVVFSCSATGKPAPTLQWDVSSGGTILEQTQTTVVTNSDHVFTSSRNITLQVPADWKGHVECVVNRGATGQRRERIPFTSRPRNGREDEKGNRLSSREISLIISAIMLLSCIAVAAAAAMKRKRLKGTTRRENV, from the exons ATGtcctcagtgctgcagtgggGGGAAATGTTTTGGATCCTGATATTCACTGATTTGCTTTTTAAAG cttctaCCTCACACATCACTGGTTATGGCAATACAACAGCTGACTACGGCGGGGATGCTCACTACAGGTGTGCACTGGCCAACCCGAAGG GTGTCCTCCAGGTCACGTGGCAGAGGCTTTTCAAAGACGAGTCCATTGAGAATTTGGCGACTTACAGCAAGCGGTTTGGACAGCAAATAAACGAGCCCTACCAGGGGAAGGTGATCTTCACAGAGGCGTCTCTCAGCTCAACAGCCATCACTCTGACAAATGTGACGTGGGACGATGAAAGCTGTTATATTTGCTCTTTCAATGCATATCCTGATGGGTCCAAAAGACAGCAGACTTGCCTCACAGTGCAAG GAGTATCTGAGgtgaaaacaaatgcacaacctcgcagcagtgacagtgatgaggacAATGTGGAGGGGGTCGTGTTTAGCTGCTCTGCAACGGGCAAACCAGCTCCAACACTTCAGTGGGACGTCTCATCTGGTGGGACCATCTTagaacaaacacagaccacCGTAGTAACTAACAGCGACCACGTGTTTaccagcagcagaaacatcaCTCTGCAAGTACCTGCAGACTGGAAGGGACATGTGGAGTGTGTGGTGAACAGAGGGGCAACGGGGCAAAGGCGGGAGAGGATCCCTTTCACTTCACGACCTAGGAACGGGAGGGAGGACGAGAAGG GGAACCGACTGTCCTCCCGTGAGATCTCACTCATAATTAGTGCTATCATGTTACTTTCCTGCATcgctgtagctgctgctgctgcaatgaAGCGAAAAAG GTTAAAGGGCACCACaaggagagaaaatgtttaa